In the genome of Siniperca chuatsi isolate FFG_IHB_CAS linkage group LG17, ASM2008510v1, whole genome shotgun sequence, one region contains:
- the LOC122864900 gene encoding oocyte zinc finger protein XlCOF22-like, with amino-acid sequence MEMLKIEQVIVGSEMRSTSAEIKSEPAVAPLQSYQHESLQCFQCFITFPNSKAKERHMRKSHRDQYKQHLQQTDTVFTCYKCDKSFSSSEELSQHQATHSREEKPFHCPYCRKNFFTFTELNKHRRHECIERRCPCRDCGALFPSPSRLRNHRMAVHPQRPVVADDINTYQCCKCSRGFQTEEELLQHQERFASDLNCDVKPQGKKRGRKPKYAAQGGLIDTKKIKQEEGAGECKGYNDSTTEGCPSNELQMELKIPCPEADCDLIFPSVAALRAHKREHHGPPPRKAHTCTECDESYSRPEQLKAHVARAHRSRYTCPTCGETFARESILKIHQNTHTEGEEVAEKR; translated from the exons ATGGAAATGTTGAAGATAGAGCAAGTCATTGTTGGGAGTGAGATGAGATCCACCTCAGCGGAGATCAAGTCTGAGCCCGCTGTCGCCCCTCTGCAGTCCT ATCAGCATGAGAGCCTGCAGTGCTTTCAGTGCTTCATCACCTTCCCAAACTCCAAAGCAAAGGAGAGACACATGAGGAAGAGTCACCGGGACCAGTACAAACAGCATCTGCAGCAG ACTGATACAGTCTTCACTTGCTATAAGTGTGACAAGAGCTTCTCGTCCTCTGAGGAGCTCAGCCAGCACCAGGCCACccacagcagagaggagaagcCCTTCCACTGTCCTTACTGCCGGAAAAACTTTTTCACCTTCACTGAG CTGAACAAACACAGACGACATGAGTGCATTGAGCGACGGTGTCCCTGCAGGGACTGTGGCGCCTTGTTCCCCAGTCCTTCACGACTTCGTAACCATCGGATGGCAGTGCACCCCCAGCGCCCAGTAGTGGCTGATGACATCAACACCTACCAATGCTGCAAATGTAGTCGTGGTTTCCAGACAGAAGAAGAGCTCCTGCAGCACCAGGAGAGATTTGCTAGTGATCTAAACTGTGACGTTAAGCCGCAAGGCAAAAAACGTGGCCGTAAACCCAAGTACGCAGCTCAAGGAGGGTTGATTGACACCAAGAAGATCAAACAAGAAGAGGGAGCAGGGGAATGCAAAGGATACAATGACTCTACAACAGAGGGATGCCCCTCCAATGAGCTGCAAATGGAGCTCAAGATTCCTTGTCCCGAAGCAGATTGTGACCTCATATTCCCTTCTGTTGCAGCCCTGCGGGCACACAAGAGAGAGCACCATGGGCCTCCCCCTCGCAAGGCTCACACATGTACAGAGTGTGATGAGAGCTACTCTCGGCCTGAGCAGCTCAAAGCACACGTGGCCAGGGCTCACCGCTCTCGATACACCTGCCCCACCTGTGGAGAGACCTTTGCACGAGAGAGCATCCTAAAGATCCACCAGAACACCCACACTGAGGGAGAGGAGGTAGCAGAAAAAAGATAA